From Rhodococcus antarcticus, the proteins below share one genomic window:
- a CDS encoding 4a-hydroxytetrahydrobiopterin dehydratase, translating to MTTLLTTTETADALAGLPGWELDGPSLVRTAQAPSFPAAIALVTRVGEVAEGMDHHPDIDIRWCTLTFRCATHSEGGITALDVRLAAEISALLAAG from the coding sequence ATGACCACGCTGCTGACGACGACCGAGACCGCTGACGCCCTGGCCGGGCTCCCGGGCTGGGAGCTCGACGGCCCGAGCCTGGTGCGCACGGCCCAGGCGCCGAGCTTTCCCGCCGCGATCGCCCTGGTCACCCGGGTGGGCGAGGTGGCCGAGGGGATGGACCACCACCCCGACATCGACATCCGCTGGTGCACGCTGACCTTCCGCTGCGCCACCCACAGCGAGGGCGGCATCACCGCGCTGGACGTGCGCCTGGCCGCGGAGATCAGCGCGCTGCTGGCTGCGGGCTGA
- a CDS encoding mannosyltransferase, translating to MTGPVVAPVPLGVAERAVRLGAPLLLLVSVLGRMAATFGISSGLDLVDLRVYSYGAASLGSGGLYTFTYSDLTPDFPLPFTYPPFAAMLMVPLHWVPSFTVLAVLWQLATMAALYGVVRLSLRMLVGEQCSTPGWQRLALVWTAVGVWLEPVRTTLTFGQVNVFLVLGVLLAVTNQRWWVTGGLVGLLAGVKLTPAITGLYLLGRRNVRAAVFSAAAFAGTVVLSFVLVPSEARTYFFDVGTDASRVGPVGSAINQSLRGALSRLLGHDVGTGPAWLVAVAVAGAIAALAWWRLDRSDRLGQLLVVQLLGLLASPISWSHHWVWFVPVALWLVHGPLGRTLASRVLATVLLVVLAADVISLMLALQPSIWDFSRPFALAVTGTVYPALAGAVLLLMVRGDTERRTAPPPAARVRELSPQPAAR from the coding sequence ATGACCGGTCCCGTCGTGGCGCCGGTGCCGCTCGGGGTCGCCGAGCGTGCGGTCCGTCTCGGCGCCCCGCTGCTGCTGCTGGTCTCGGTGCTGGGCCGGATGGCCGCCACCTTCGGCATCTCCAGCGGGTTGGACCTGGTCGACCTGCGGGTCTACTCCTACGGTGCGGCCAGCCTGGGCAGCGGCGGGCTCTACACGTTCACCTACTCCGACCTGACGCCGGACTTCCCGCTGCCGTTCACCTACCCCCCGTTCGCCGCGATGCTCATGGTGCCGCTGCACTGGGTGCCGTCGTTCACCGTGCTCGCCGTGCTCTGGCAGCTCGCCACCATGGCGGCCCTCTACGGAGTGGTCCGGCTGAGCCTGCGGATGCTGGTGGGCGAGCAGTGCTCCACGCCGGGCTGGCAGCGCCTCGCCCTGGTGTGGACGGCCGTGGGCGTGTGGCTGGAGCCCGTGCGGACCACCCTCACCTTCGGCCAGGTGAACGTGTTCCTGGTGCTCGGCGTTCTGCTGGCGGTGACCAACCAGCGGTGGTGGGTCACCGGCGGGCTCGTGGGGCTGCTCGCCGGGGTCAAGCTCACCCCCGCCATCACCGGTCTGTACCTGCTGGGACGGCGCAACGTCCGCGCCGCCGTGTTCTCCGCCGCGGCCTTCGCGGGCACCGTGGTGCTCAGCTTCGTCCTCGTGCCGTCCGAGGCCCGCACCTACTTCTTCGACGTGGGCACCGACGCGAGCCGTGTGGGTCCGGTGGGCTCGGCCATCAACCAGTCGCTGCGCGGGGCGCTGAGCCGCCTGCTCGGTCACGACGTGGGGACGGGGCCCGCGTGGCTCGTCGCGGTTGCGGTCGCCGGCGCGATCGCCGCCCTGGCGTGGTGGCGCCTGGACCGCAGCGACCGGCTCGGCCAGCTCCTCGTGGTCCAGCTGCTCGGCCTGCTCGCCTCGCCCATCTCCTGGAGCCACCACTGGGTGTGGTTCGTCCCGGTGGCGCTGTGGCTGGTGCACGGTCCGCTGGGCCGGACGCTGGCCTCGCGCGTGCTGGCCACCGTGCTGCTGGTGGTGCTCGCGGCGGACGTCATCAGCCTGATGCTCGCCCTGCAGCCCAGCATCTGGGACTTCTCGCGCCCGTTCGCGCTGGCGGTGACCGGGACCGTCTACCCGGCGCTCGCGGGGGCCGTCCTGCTGCTGATGGTGCGCGGGGACACCGAGCGGCGGACGGCTCCGCCGCCGGCCGCTCGGGTCCGGGAGCTCAGCCCGCAGCCAGCAGCGCGCTGA
- a CDS encoding MarR family winged helix-turn-helix transcriptional regulator translates to MTGNRPHDLVEHEMAVLFRRARSFSGEMAKEVHPGLEPAAYALLLRVDEVGEVRLTDLASYYGIGKPTASRQIALLTGLGLVGRVEDSADRRSAKISMTADGTARLARARVARRARFGSLLDGWDDADTRRFGELLAQFNRMQD, encoded by the coding sequence ATGACCGGGAACCGGCCCCACGACCTCGTGGAGCACGAGATGGCTGTGCTGTTCCGCCGGGCACGCTCGTTCTCCGGGGAGATGGCCAAGGAGGTCCACCCGGGCCTGGAGCCCGCGGCGTACGCGCTGCTGCTCCGCGTGGACGAGGTCGGCGAGGTCCGGTTGACCGACCTGGCCAGCTACTACGGCATCGGCAAGCCCACCGCGAGCCGCCAGATCGCGCTGCTCACGGGTCTGGGCCTGGTGGGGCGGGTGGAGGACAGCGCCGACCGCCGCTCCGCCAAGATCTCGATGACCGCGGACGGCACCGCCCGCCTCGCCCGGGCCCGCGTCGCCCGCAGGGCACGGTTCGGGAGCCTGCTCGACGGCTGGGACGACGCCGACACCCGCCGGTTCGGCGAGCTGCTCGCCCAGTTCAACCGGATGCAGGACTGA